In the Telopea speciosissima isolate NSW1024214 ecotype Mountain lineage chromosome 2, Tspe_v1, whole genome shotgun sequence genome, one interval contains:
- the LOC122651289 gene encoding mitochondrial inner membrane protease subunit 1 isoform X1, with product MSGRLRTVVAQWKSIAKEAVDRTLIVAKFLCFLHVTNTYVCTPCLVHGPSMLPTLNITGDVILVERISTRLEKVAPGDIVLVRSPENPRKLVTKRVLGMEGDRVTFVVDPKISDRYESVIVPKGHVWVQGDNIYASHDSRQFGPVPYGLLLGKAFYRIWPPDGFGSLGQGE from the exons ATGAGTGGTAGACTGAGGACTGTGGTGGCGCAATGGAAGAGCATAGCAAAGGAAGCAGTGGATCGAACGCTGATAGTTGCTAAATTCCTCTGCTTCTTGCACGTCACTAACACCTACGTCTGCACCCCTTGCCTC gtgCACGGCCCTAGTATGCTTCCCACTTTGAACATCACGGGCGATGTGATTTTGGTGGAACGAATATCGACTCGTTTAGAAAAGGTGGCTCCTGGAGACATTGTTCTCGTCCGCTCCCCTGAAAACCCTAGAAAGCTTGTTACAAAGCGGGTCTTGGGTATGGAAGGCGATCGTGTCACCTTCGTCGTCGACCCCAAGATCAGTGATAGATACGAAAGCGTCATT GTGCCTAAGGGGCATGTTTGGGTTCAGGGGGATAACATATATGCCTCGCATGATTCACGGCAATTTGGGCCTGTTCCTTACGGTCTGCTCCTAGGCAAAGCGTTTTACAGG ATTTGGCCACCTGATGGTTTTGGATCATTGGGACAAGGAGAGTAG
- the LOC122651289 gene encoding mitochondrial inner membrane protease subunit 1 isoform X2 — MSGRLRTVVAQWKSIAKEAVDRTLIVAKFLCFLHVTNTYVCTPCLVHGPSMLPTLNITGDVILVERISTRLEKVAPGDIVLVRSPENPRKLVTKRVLGMEGDRVTFVVDPKISDRYESVIGHVWVQGDNIYASHDSRQFGPVPYGLLLGKAFYRIWPPDGFGSLGQGE; from the exons ATGAGTGGTAGACTGAGGACTGTGGTGGCGCAATGGAAGAGCATAGCAAAGGAAGCAGTGGATCGAACGCTGATAGTTGCTAAATTCCTCTGCTTCTTGCACGTCACTAACACCTACGTCTGCACCCCTTGCCTC gtgCACGGCCCTAGTATGCTTCCCACTTTGAACATCACGGGCGATGTGATTTTGGTGGAACGAATATCGACTCGTTTAGAAAAGGTGGCTCCTGGAGACATTGTTCTCGTCCGCTCCCCTGAAAACCCTAGAAAGCTTGTTACAAAGCGGGTCTTGGGTATGGAAGGCGATCGTGTCACCTTCGTCGTCGACCCCAAGATCAGTGATAGATACGAAAGCGTCATT GGGCATGTTTGGGTTCAGGGGGATAACATATATGCCTCGCATGATTCACGGCAATTTGGGCCTGTTCCTTACGGTCTGCTCCTAGGCAAAGCGTTTTACAGG ATTTGGCCACCTGATGGTTTTGGATCATTGGGACAAGGAGAGTAG
- the LOC122651097 gene encoding uncharacterized protein LOC122651097 encodes MLSLKKVGVKQEESISSSIGKNSDGEDSGEKEVQSTYNKDGTVLDTMEALEEVLPVWRGISRFYNGKSKSFNNLSDAVSSNIRDLVKPEKPYNRKRKRLLALAFRRTARMRTRDQEDFSNARNSSSSSPRFLDDETLPLLPQPGQS; translated from the coding sequence ATGTTGTCATTGAAGAAGGTTGGAGTGAAACAAGAAGAATCGATTTCCTCTTCCATCGGGAAGAACAGCGACGGAGAAGATTCCGGTGAGAAAGAGGTGCAGAGCACTTACAACAAGGATGGGACAGTGCTGGACACTATGGAAGCGTTGGAAGAGGTTCTTCCAGTGTGGAGAGGTATTTCGAGGTTCTACAATGGCAAATCAAAGTCCTTCAATAACTTGTCAGATGCTGTTTCTTCCAACATTAGAGACCTTGTGAAGCCGGAGAAACCCTACAATAGAAAACGCAAGAGACTTCTGGCTTTGGCTTTTCGTCGAACAGCTCGAATGCGAACTCGTGATCAGGAGGACTTCAGTAATGCCAGGAACTCCTCGTCGTCATCGCCACGGTTTCTTGATGATGAAACTCTTCCTTTGCTTCCACAACCAGGACAAAGCTGA